The Papaver somniferum cultivar HN1 chromosome 3, ASM357369v1, whole genome shotgun sequence genome includes a region encoding these proteins:
- the LOC113358458 gene encoding DEAD-box ATP-dependent RNA helicase 31-like, which translates to MPGQLLPLKLVNNSVTTSTSFSTMKLASNFQCSRSISVFSRVFPSKLNYLGFSRNFAVPMLLSDEESNTRSFSTGSFRPRNGGRGSSSRSVARNPEFSRGGRGLERESFKAGSFGSKGAKQKSLIEDEEELIDWAGGLKTDSFRVRSNNDSDASDMDRGYQRERDTDRTRSSYSTSRNQRGGRSEMTSPRRGRDDFSAGNSRGSRGGTSSFPRGSRGNNSVSNFGTKKRFSESSSDEEITPRRREFNTQGGYSSPATRGGRNSSFSNGRGRGGASLQRGLKPSGRQAALISDDEGDYDSGTISSFEKLLKDDDSEYSDEDSEEDDTGTDIDRFKGLGSLGGSAKGSGAKVIPEVSSVDSESYLSQTRFDQCAVSPLSLKGIKDAGYERMTVVQEATLPIILKGKDVLAKARTGTGKTVAFLLPAIEAVVKSASADRDQKRPPINVLVICPTRELASQAAAEATKLLKYHPTLGVQVVIGGVRQALEQKRLQANPCQILIATPGRLRDHTENTPGFATRLMGVKVLVLDEADHLLDMGFRRDIERIIAAVPKQRQTLLFSATVPEEVRQVCHIALKRDHEYINTVAEGSEETHTQVQQTHLVAPLDKHFSLLYALLKDHIANDIDYKVLVFCTTAMVTRFVADLLNQLNLNVREIHSRKPQSYRTRVSDEFRKSKGLILVTSDVSARGVDYPDVTLVIQIGLPSDREQYIHRLGRTGRKGKQGQGILLLAPWEEFFLSNLRDLPLTKASAPLVDPDTKKKVERALSEVEMKNKEAAYQAWLGFYNSNKTVARDKSRLVELANEFSSSMGLDSPPAISKLVIGKMGLKNVPGLRFK; encoded by the exons ATGCCTGGTCAGTTACTGCCTCTTAAATTAGTCAATAATTCTGTAACTACAAGTACCAGTTTTTCCACCATGAAACTAGCTTCCAACTTTCAGTGTTCTCGTAGTATTTCTGTTTTCTCCAGAGTTTTCCCGTCCAAACTTAATTACCTAGGGTTTTCAAGAAATTTTGCTGTTCCAATGTTGTTGTCTGATGAAGAATCAAACACTAGAAGTTTTTCTACTGGTTCTTTTCGACCTAGAAATGGTGGTAGAGGTAGTAGTAGCAGGAGTGTTGCTAGGAATCCAGAATTTTCACGAGGTGGGCGTGGTTTAGAGAGAGAAAGTTTCAAAGCTGGGAGCTTTGGAAGTAAAGGGGCAAAACAAAAAAGTCTCATTGAGGATGAAGAGGAACTTATTGATTGGGCTGGTGGATTAAAAACCGATTCTTTTCGTGTCAGATCGAACAACGATAGTGATGCTTCAGACATGGACAGGGGATATCAGAGAGAGAGGGATACTGATAGAACTAGGAGTTCATATTCAACTTCAAGGAATCAGAGAGGTGGAAGGAGTGAAATGACATCTCCAAGGAGGGGAAGAGATGATTTTTCTGCTGGTAATAGTCGAGGTTCTCGAGGTGGGACTAGTTCTTTTCCTAGGGGTTCAAGGGGAAACAATTCTGTGTCAAATTTTGGTACAAAGAAACGGTTTAGCGAGTCATCATCAGATGAAGAGATAACTCCAAGGAGGAGGGAATTCAATACTCAGGGTGGATATTCTTCCCCTGCCACAAGAGGTGGAAGGAATTCTTCCTTCAGTAATGGGCGGGGTCGAGGGGGTGCAAGTCTACAGAGAGGGTTAAAACCTTCTGGTAGACAAGCTGCTTTGATCTCAGACGATGAGGGGGATTATGATTCGGGCACAATTTCTAGTTTCGAGAAATTGCTCAAAGATGATGACAGTGAATACAGTGACGAAGATAGTGAAGAGGATGACACAGGTACTGATATTGATAGGTTTAAGGGGTTGGGTTCATTGGGTGGATCAGCCAAAGGAAGTGGTGCGAAGGTGATTCCTGAAGTATCAAGTGTAGATTCTGAGTCTTATCTAAGTCAGACCAG GTTTGATCAATGTGCTGTATCTCCCTTATCGTTGAAGGGAATTAAGGATGCTGGCTACGAGAGGATGACCGTTGTGCAGGAGGCAACTCTTCCTATCATTCTCAAAG GGAAAGATGTTCTGGCCAAGGCAAGGACAGGAACTGGGAAAACTGTAGCATTTTTG CTTCCAGCAATTGAAGCAGTTGTAAAATCAGCTTCTGCCGATCGTGATCAGAAGAGACCCCCAATAAACGTGCTTGTCATATGCCCAACAAGAGAGTTAGCAAGTCAAGCTGCTGCTGAGGCTACCAAATTGCTGAAATATCATCCTACTCTCGGTGTTCAAGTTGTAATTGGAGGTGTGAGGCAAGCATTGGAGCAGAAACGTTTACAGGCAAATCCGTGTCAG ATCCTTATCGCCACACCCGGAAGGCTCAGAGACCACACTGAAAACACGCCTGGATTTGCAACACGGTTGATGGGTGTGAAAGTGCTGGTTCTTGATGAAGCCGACCATCTGCTGGATATGGGTTTCCGGAGAGACATAGAGAGGATCATTGCTGCTGTTCCGAAACAGCGTCAAACACTACTATTTTCTGCCACTGTTCCAGAAGAG GTTCGCCAAGTCTGTCACATAGCTTTGAAAAGAGATCACGAATACATCAACACTGTTGCAGAAGGCAGTGAGGAGACTCACACACAG GTTCAACAGACACATCTAGTTGCGCCACTCGACAAACATTTCTCACTGTTATATGCTCTACTGAAAGACCATATTGCAAACGATATTGACTATAag GTTCTTGTATTTTGCACAACTGCTATGGTCACGAGATTTGTAGCTGACCTTCTTAATCAGCTTAACTTGAACGTACGCGAAATCCATTCCCGAAAACCCCAAAGTTATAGAACAAGGGTTTCTGACGAGTTCCGTAAGTCAAAAGGACTTATTCTTGTGACATCTGATGTATCTGCACGTGGAGTAGATTATCCTGATGTTACCCTTGTTATACAG ATAGGATTACCATCAGATAGAGAGCAGTACATACATCGACTTGGTAGAACGGGGCGGAAAGGTAAACAAGGGCAAGGAATACTGCTGCTGGCACCTTGGGAGGAATTCTTCTTATCTAATCTGAGAGATTTGCCATTAACAAAAGCTTCAGCACCTTTGGTTGATCCTGACACAAAGAAAAAG GTGGAACGAGCCCTATCCGAAGTAGAAATGAAAAACAAAGAAGCGGCATACCAAGCATGGTTGGGATTCTACAATTCCAATAAGACGGTGGCACGTGATAAATCCAGGCTTGTTGAGCTTGCCAACGAGTTCAGCAGCAGCATGGGACTTGATAGCCCTCCAGCCATCTCGAAGCTCGTTATTGGCAAGATGGGACTAAAAAATGTCCCTGGTCTTAGATTCAAATAG